A part of Anabas testudineus chromosome 9, fAnaTes1.2, whole genome shotgun sequence genomic DNA contains:
- the naa35 gene encoding N-alpha-acetyltransferase 35, NatC auxiliary subunit, translated as MVMKSAVEDDDAGWGLGIPEKMKNSANWVDITHEFKSACKELNLGELLHDKLFGLFEAMSAIEMMDPKMDAGMIGNQVNRKVLNFEQAIKEGAIKVKDLSLPELIGIIDTCFCCLITWLEGHSLAQTVFTCLYVHNPDLIEEPALKAFALGILKVCDIAREKVNKAAVFEEEDFQAMTYGFKMANNVTDLRVTGMLKDVEDELQRKVKSTRSRQGEQRDPEVELEHQQCLALFNRIKFTRVLLTALIAFTKKETSSVSEAQKLVAQAADLLSAIHSSIQHGIQSQNDTTKGDHPIMMGFEPLVNQRLLPPTFPRYAKIIKREDMVAYFSKLIERIKTVCDVINTTNLHGILDFFCEFSEQSPCVLSRSLLQTTFLIDNKKVFGTHLMQDMIKDALRYFVSPPVLSYKCCLFNNHQAKDYIDSFVTHCSRPFCSLIQIHGHNRARQRDKLGHILEEFATLQDEAEKVDAALHSLLMKLEPQRQHLACLGTWILYHNLRIMIQYLLSGFELELYSMHEYYYIYWYLSEFLYAWLMSTLSRADSSQMAEERILEEQLKGRSSKKTKKKKKVRPLSKEITMSQAYQNMCAGMYKTMVALDMDGKVRKPQFELDSEQVRYEHRFAPFNSVVTPPPVHYIQFKEMSDLKKYNPPPGSADLYLAASKHFQQAKLILENVPSPDPEVNRILKVAKPNIVVMKLLAGGHKKETKVLPEFDFSAHKYFPVVKII; from the exons ATGGTGATGAAGTCAGCAGTTGAGGATGATGATGCTGGCTGGGGGCTGGGCATACCAGAAAAGATGAAGAACAGTGCCAACTGGGTTGATATTACACATGAGTTCAAGAGTGCCTGCAAAG AGCTGAACCTTGGGGAGTTGCTTCATGACAAACT GTTTGGTCTGTTTGAAGCTATGTCAGCCATTGAGATGATGGATCCCAAGATGGATGCAGGAATGATTGGAAACCAGGTCAACAGGAAAGTTCTTAACTTTGAACAAGCTATCAAG GAGGGTGCTATCAAGGTGAAAGACCTTAGTCTTCCTGAACTCATTGGAATTATAGACACATGCTTCTGCTGTTTG ATCACATGGCTGGAAGGCCACTCCCTTGCGCAAACTGTGTTCACGTGCCTGTATGTTCATAACCCCGACCTGATTGAGGAACCAGCCCTCAAAGCCTTTGCTCTGGGCATCCTGAAGGTGTGTGACATCGCCAGAGAGAAAGTCAACAAAGCAGCTGTGTTTGAGGAG GAGGATTTCCAGGCCATGACCTACGGCTTCAAGATGGCCAATAATGTCACAGACCTACGGGTGACAG GTATGCTGAAAGATGTGGAGGATGAGCTACAGAGGAAAGTTAAGAGCACCCGTAGTCGACAGGGTGAGCAGCGAGACCCAGAGGTCGAGCTGGAG catcaGCAGTGCTTGGCACTTTTTAATAGAATCAAGTTCACGCGCGTTCTTCTGACTGCACTGATCGCCTTTACTAAAAAAGAG ACTAGCTCGGTGAGCGAGGCCCAGAAGCTTGTTGCACAGGCAGCTGACCTCTTATCAGCCATTCATTCCAGTATTCAGCACGGCATCCAGTCACAGAATGACACCACTAAAGGAG ACCACCCAATCATGATGGGCTTTGAGCCCCTGGTCAACCAGAGACTGCTGCCACCTACCTTTCCTCGCTATGCCAAGATCATTAAGAGGGAGGACATGGTGGCCTACTTCAGCAAACTCATTGAACGCATCAAGACTGTCTGTGATGTGATCAACACCACCAACCTGCATGGCATACTG GACTTCTTCTGCGAGTTCAGTGAGCAGTCTCCCTGCGTGCTCTCCAGATCCCTGCTTCAA ACAACGTTCCTGATAGATAATAAGAAAGTGTTTGGCACCCACCTGATGCAAGACATGATCAAAGATGCACTCAGATACTTTGTCAGCCCACCTGTCCTCTCCTACAA gTGTTGTCTGTTTAACAACCACCAGGCCAAGGACTACATTGACTCCTTTGTTACGCACTGCTCTAGG CCATTTTGCAGTTTGATTCAGATCCACGGACACAACAGAGCCCGGCAGAGAGACAAACTGGGTCACATTCTTGAAGAGTTTGCAACCCTGCAGGATGAG GCAGAAAAGGTGGACGCAGCACTTCACAGCCTGCTGATGAAACTTGAGCCTCAGCGACAGCATCTCGCCTGTCTCGGCACATGGATTCTTTATCATAACCTGAGGATCATGATTCAGTACCTGCTGAGTGGCTTCGAACTGGAGCTTTACAGCATGCATGAGTATTACTACATCTACTG GTACCTGTCAGAATTCCTTTACGCGTGGCTGATGTCCACCCTTAGCAGAGCCGATTCTTCTCAGATGGCAGAGGAGCGGAttctggaggagcagctgaaggGACGCAGCAGCAAAAAgaccaagaagaagaagaaag TTCGCCCTCTCAGCAAGGAGATCACCATGAGTCAGGCATACCAGAACATGTGCGCTGGCATGTACAAG ACTATGGTAGCTTTGGACATGGATGGTAAAGTGCGTAAACCTCAATTTGAGCTAGACAGCGAGCAGGTTCGCTACGAGCATCGCTTTGCTCCCTTTAACAGTGTGGTCACCCCCCCACCAGTACACTACATCCAGTTTAAG GAGATGTCCGATCTGAAAAAGTACAATCCTCCACCAGGCTCAGCTGACCTCTATCTGGCAGCCAGCAAACATTTTCAGCAGGCCAAACTCATTCTCGAAAATGTGCCCAGCCCAGACCCTGAG GTGAACCGTATCTTAAAGGTAGCCAAGCCCAACATTGTAGTTATGAAGCTTCTGGCTGGGGGCCACAAAAAGGAGACCAAG GTGCTTCCAGAGTTCGATTTCTCAGCTCACAAGTACTTTCCTGTGGTCAAGATCATCTGA